A DNA window from Mya arenaria isolate MELC-2E11 chromosome 17, ASM2691426v1 contains the following coding sequences:
- the LOC128223309 gene encoding uncharacterized protein LOC128223309 codes for MAEELRINIDKEWLQCAGGRNIDKDRLQYAGGRNIDKEWLQYAGGRNIDKEWLQYAGSRNIDKDRLQYADGRNIDKERLQYVGGRNIDKEWLQYAGGRNIDKEWLQYAGSRNIDKDRLQYADDRNIDKERLQYVGGRNIDKEWLQYAGGRNIDKEWLQYAGGRNIDKECFVCGIAIR; via the exons atggccgaggagctccgaat AAACATTGACAAGGAATGGCTGCAGTGTGCGGGTGGCAGAAATATTGACAAGGATAGGTTGCAGTATGCGGGTGGCAGAAATATTGACAAGGAATGGTTGCAGTATGCGGGTGGCAGAAACATTGACAAGGAATGGTTGCAGTATGCGGGTAGCAGAAACATTGACAAGGATAGGTTGCAGTATGCGGATGGCAGAAATATTGACAAGGAAAGGTTGCAGTATGTGGGTGGCAGAAATATTGACAAGGAATGGTTGCAGTATGCGGGTGGCAGAAACATTGACAAGGAATGGTTGCAGTATGCGGGTAGCAGAAACATTGACAAGGATAGGTTGCAGTATGCGGATGACAGAAATATTGACAAGGAAAGGTTGCAGTATGTGGGTGGCAGAAATATTGACAAGGAATGGTTGCAGTATGCGGGTGGCAGAAACATTGACAAAGAATGGTTGCAGTATGCGGGTGGCAGAAACATTGACAAGGAATGTTTTGTGTGCGGGATTGCAATAAGATGA
- the LOC128223058 gene encoding neuronal acetylcholine receptor subunit alpha-9-like, with the protein MDITYFPYDQQTCNLHFQTWSYSRDQVNILSDVDSIVCSDFQENSNWDVVNTSLSIGVDTYEATISFTLTIKRKPQYFILTVILPITMLAFLNICVFMLPCESGEKASYAMTVFLAFAVFLTIVSSTLPQNSDSIAIISKFLIIQTVTSTLITWAALFMARLNTYGEEMKIPGWFASVMRVMKYLTCRRKRHQIAPIECANEEVESEVDEKVPHKSDQKTVEPEFTWKEVVHIIDDFCFKFFSIFMFLSAVICFPVASTSS; encoded by the exons ATGGACATAACTTACTTCCCATACGACCAACAGACTTGCAATTTGCATTTCCAGACATGGAGTTACTCTAGAGACCAG GTGAATATCTTGAGCGATGTGGATAGTATCGTGTGTTCCGATTTCCAGGAGAACTCCAACTGGGATGTTGTTAACACAAGTTTGAGCATCGGGGTCGACACATACGAAGCCACAATAAGCTTTACGCTAACAATAAAACGTAAACCACAGTACTTTATTCTGACGGTTATTTTACCTATAACCATGCTGGCCTTCTTGAATATTTGCGTGTTCATGCTGCCGTGTGAGAGTGGAGAAAAAGCCAGCTACGCGATGACGGTGTTCCTCGCGTTCGCTGTATTTTTGACGATCGTGTCCTCCACTCTGCCGCAAAATTCCGACTCCATCGCGATAATTTCAAAGTTTCTTATAATTCAGACAGTCACGAGTACTTTGATAACGTGGGCTGCCCTTTTCATGGCGCGTCTGAATACCTATGGGGAGGAGATGAAGATTCCTGGGTGGTTTGCTTCAGTCATGCGAGTTATGAAGTATCTTACGTGTCGGCGAAAACGGCATCAAATTGCGCCAATCGAATGCGCTAACGAAGAGGTGGAAAGTGAAGTTGATGAGAAAGTTCCACATAAAAGTGATCAGAAAACCGTTGAACCAGAGTTCACATGGAAAGAAGTTGTTCACATTAtagatgatttttgttttaagtttttttcaatttttatgtttttatcggCCGTTATCTGTTTTCCAGTGGCGTCTACAAGTAGCTAA